The Erigeron canadensis isolate Cc75 chromosome 4, C_canadensis_v1, whole genome shotgun sequence genome window below encodes:
- the LOC122597377 gene encoding MYB-like transcription factor EOBII → MGGPCNDIRRGPWTTEEDKLLIHYITLHGEGRWNLLAKSSGLKRTGKSCRLRWLNYLKPDIKHGNLSPQEQLLILELHSKWGNRWSKIANHLPGRTDNEIKNYWRTRVQKQARHLKINSNSKRFVEILRRFWMPRLLEKVEQDLSLLPTSSSTTTSTIDQTVHQNNLSSLQHGEQIMTQPPCKTENLNSSSSISSSNSKAMVLPKYSNVPIHPHADFAYYNLSLQRNGYCYVNNNNTFEAGHLDMQALMGPTDMSATEFQVAEADWMKDDDLAGTFWNMDELWHTS, encoded by the exons ATGGGTGGTCCTTGTAATGATATAAGGAGAGGGCCATGGACTACCGAGGAAGATAAACTTCTCATCCATTATATCACCTTACACGGTGAAGGCCGTTGGAACTTGCTAGCCAAATCTTCAG GATTGAAAAGAACAGGCAAAAGTTGTAGGCTAAGATGGTTAAATTATTTAAAACCAGATATTAAGCATGGAAATCTTTCCCCACAAGAACAACTCTTGATTCTGGAACTCCATTCCAAGTGGGGTAATAG ATGGTCGAAAATTGCAAATCACTTGCCTGGAAGAACAGACAACGAGATCAAGAACTATTGGAGAACAAGGGTACAAAAACAAGCACGCCACCTTAAAATCAATTCAAATAGCAAGAGGTTCGTAGAAATACTTCGACGATTTTGGATGCCTAGATTACTTGAAAAAGTGGAACAAGATTTGTCATTATTGccaacatcatcatcaacaacaacatcaaccaTTGATCAAACTGTGCATCAAAACAACTTAAGCTCTTTACAACATGGCGAACAAATCATGACACAACCACCATGCAAAACTGAAAACTTAAACTCAAGCTCAAGCATTAGTTCATCAAATTCCAAAGCTATGGTATTGCCTAAATATTCAAATGTCCCAATACATCCTCATGCTGACTTTGCTTACTACAACTTATCACTCCAAAGGAATGGCTATTGCTATGTGAATAATAACAATACTTTTGAAGCGGGCCATTTAGACATGCAAGCATTAATGGGACCTACTGACATGTCAGCTACAGAATTTCAGGTGGCGGAAGCAGATTGGATGAAAGATGATGACTTGGCTGGCACATTTTGGAACATGGATGAATTGTGGCATACATCTTAG
- the LOC122597378 gene encoding uncharacterized protein LOC122597378 has translation MAVDVCSSSEPFISPRISFSHDLKNQSSQIATTIASTATATTFDFSITSNLLQPIISADELFFEGVLLPTPIKKPENLQPNPKSLVSKVEVVEVQRKRLKELILNDSEEQEKPSSRSLWKFTRTTSLNSDNAKGPKRLFRSLSLKRLLHGNSSESPPDTKGNEDIKVVQKPNSEKETTTLPRCSSLIHTPRVNYNCKSSNSPGRPVTKKNYNNNGTKIINPALNISPTNNMKLFGLGSLFCTIKPRNKTK, from the coding sequence ATGGCAGTTGATGTTTGCTCTAGCTCTGAGCCTTTTATAAGCCCAAGAATCTCTTTCTCTCATGATCTCAAAAACCAATCATCTCAAATCGCCACCACCATTGCCTCCACTGCCACCGCCACCACATTCGATTTCTCAATCACCTCAAACCTTTTGCAACCAATCATATCTGCGGACGAGCTATTCTTTGAGGGTGTGCTCCTCCCTACTCCAATCAAGAAACCCGAAAATCTACAACCTAATCCCAAATCATTAGTCTCAAAAGTTGAAGTTGTGGAAGTCCAAAGAAAACGTCTCAAAGAACTTATATTAAACGACTcagaagaacaagaaaaaccTTCATCAAGATCACTTTGGAAGtttacacgaaccacaagttTGAATTCTGATAATGCCAAGGGACCAAAACGGTTGTTTAGGTCTTTATCGTTAAAACGTTTGTTACATGGTAATTCAAGTGAATCGCCACCGGATACAAAGGGAAATGAAGatataaaagttgtacaaaAACCAAATTCAGAAAAAGAGACAACAACATTGCCAAGATGTTCTAGCTTAATTCACACACCaagagtaaattataattgtaaAAGCAGTAATTCTCCTGGACGGCCAGTAACAAAAAAGAATTACAACAATAATGGAACGAAGATAATTAATCCCGCATTAAACATTTCACCAACTAACAATATGAAATTGTTTGGTCTAGGTTCATTATTTTGTACTATTAAGCCTAGAAACAAAACCAAATAG